The Campylobacter sp. MIT 12-8780 genome has a window encoding:
- a CDS encoding DUF4234 domain-containing protein — protein MNENNKENLNLTQNKKYDENGDEIIWEYEGDSKVWFCIAVAGHMIYIYGFYWLTMNKAAKWVNPGFGHYMSFLFIFLVLFVYPLYSIFRLFNQKAVYATKDKLVFKRYLGKTKTLSLELPIYGRDFPPMIPHSTTDFYILSNKGRLFRVAYIIHAGQDESIKELYKNILVPRVKEYYLNVVDDKEAVICRSDLSDSDFKYLIDFKALENERLERIKNTPNNPND, from the coding sequence ATGAATGAAAATAATAAAGAAAACCTAAATTTAACACAAAACAAAAAATATGATGAAAATGGAGATGAGATTATTTGGGAATATGAGGGAGATTCAAAAGTGTGGTTTTGCATAGCTGTAGCAGGACATATGATTTATATTTATGGTTTTTATTGGCTTACTATGAATAAAGCAGCAAAATGGGTAAATCCCGGTTTTGGGCATTATATGTCATTTTTATTTATATTCTTGGTATTGTTTGTTTATCCACTTTATTCTATTTTTAGATTGTTTAATCAAAAAGCAGTATATGCTACAAAGGATAAACTTGTTTTTAAAAGATATTTAGGTAAAACAAAAACGCTATCTTTAGAGCTTCCTATATATGGTCGGGATTTTCCACCAATGATTCCGCATTCAACTACTGATTTTTATATACTTAGCAATAAGGGAAGATTATTTAGAGTAGCCTATATCATTCATGCGGGTCAAGATGAGAGTATAAAAGAACTCTATAAAAATATCTTAGTGCCAAGAGTTAAAGAATATTACTTAAATGTAGTAGATGATAAAGAAGCAGTTATTTGCAGATCTGATTTATCAGACTCAGATTTTAAATACTTGATAGATTTTAAAGCCTTAGAAAATGAAAGACTAGAAAGGATTAAAAATACACCAAATAATCCTAACGATTGA
- the rplI gene encoding 50S ribosomal protein L9 yields the protein MKVLLIKDVKALGKAGEIKEVKDGYGQNFLIAKGLAKAATNEVLKQFEAEQRKKAENLRFELANLEKLKDELAKVNLEIKKPVGANGSLFGGVTKDEIATALKEQCGFELDKKSLECDTIKTLGLHEISVKLGHAIHASFKLNVKAE from the coding sequence ATGAAAGTATTATTAATCAAAGATGTTAAAGCTCTTGGCAAGGCTGGAGAGATCAAAGAAGTAAAAGATGGCTACGGACAAAATTTTTTAATCGCTAAAGGTTTAGCTAAAGCTGCTACAAATGAAGTTTTAAAGCAATTTGAAGCCGAGCAAAGAAAAAAGGCTGAGAATTTGCGTTTTGAGCTTGCAAATTTAGAAAAGCTTAAAGATGAATTAGCCAAAGTAAATTTAGAGATCAAGAAGCCAGTAGGTGCTAATGGCTCGCTTTTTGGCGGGGTGACAAAAGATGAGATTGCTACAGCTTTAAAAGAGCAATGCGGCTTTGAGCTTGATAAAAAAAGCTTAGAATGTGATACTATAAAAACGCTTGGTTTGCATGAGATTAGCGTCAAACTTGGACATGCTATACATGCAAGTTTTAAACTTAATGTAAAGGCTGAATAA
- the hslV gene encoding ATP-dependent protease subunit HslV translates to MFHATTILAYKGKNKSVIGGDGQVSFGNTVLKGNAVKIRKLNNGKVLAGFAGSTADAFNLFDMFENLLSASKGDLLKAAIDFSKEWRKDKYLRKLEAMMLVLDREHIFLLSGTGDVVEPEDGQIAAIGSGGNFALSAARALAKHTKLDEEVLVKDSLQIAGELCIYTNTNIKTYVIEDTKQ, encoded by the coding sequence ATGTTTCACGCGACGACAATTTTAGCTTATAAGGGCAAAAACAAATCCGTCATAGGTGGAGACGGACAGGTAAGCTTTGGCAACACTGTGCTTAAAGGCAATGCTGTAAAAATTCGCAAACTTAACAATGGCAAGGTTTTAGCCGGCTTTGCAGGAAGCACAGCTGATGCTTTTAACCTTTTTGATATGTTTGAAAATTTGCTTAGTGCTTCAAAGGGTGATTTGCTTAAAGCTGCGATTGATTTTAGCAAAGAATGGCGGAAAGATAAATACCTCAGAAAGCTTGAAGCTATGATGCTTGTGCTTGATAGAGAACATATCTTTTTGCTTTCTGGCACAGGTGATGTGGTCGAGCCAGAAGATGGGCAAATCGCAGCCATAGGAAGTGGCGGAAATTTCGCCCTTAGCGCAGCTAGAGCCTTAGCTAAACACACCAAGCTAGATGAAGAAGTGCTGGTAAAAGATAGCTTGCAGATCGCAGGCGAGCTTTGCATATATACAAATACAAACATAAAAACTTATGTCATAGAGGATACAAAACAATGA
- the hslU gene encoding ATP-dependent protease ATPase subunit HslU, with the protein MNLTPKEIVEFLDDYVIGQKNAKKIIAIALRNRYRRMQLSKELQDDITPKNILMIGSTGVGKTEIARRLAKMMGFPFVKVEASKYTEVGFVGRDVESMVRDLANAALTLVKNEQREKNQEKIDEFIENKILEKLLPPLPKGISEEKQNEYANSLEKMRAKLKDGKLDESVIEVEISQSMFDTNPNLPPEMGAMQDIVKVIGVGSKKVKKEMKIKDAKNALQSEASEKILDMESIKSEALKRAENEGIIFIDEIDKVAVSSSNSSRQDPSKEGVQRDLLPIVEGSSVQTKIGTLKTDHILFIAAGAFHLSKPSDLIPELQGRFPLRVELDSLDDKALYAILTRPKNSLLKQYEQLLATEKVRLEFKDEAILKIAQIASKANEQMQDIGARRLHTVIEKLLEDLSFEADLHAGKDFVVDEAMVEEKLGSIIEDKDLARYIL; encoded by the coding sequence ATGAATTTAACCCCAAAAGAAATAGTTGAGTTTTTAGATGATTATGTCATAGGACAAAAAAATGCCAAAAAAATCATAGCTATAGCCCTAAGAAACCGCTACCGCAGAATGCAGCTTTCTAAAGAGCTTCAAGATGATATTACCCCTAAAAATATCTTGATGATAGGCTCAACTGGGGTTGGAAAAACTGAGATTGCAAGAAGATTAGCTAAGATGATGGGCTTTCCTTTTGTCAAGGTTGAAGCAAGTAAATATACTGAAGTTGGCTTTGTAGGACGCGATGTAGAAAGTATGGTAAGAGACTTAGCAAATGCAGCTTTAACTTTAGTAAAAAACGAACAAAGAGAGAAAAATCAAGAAAAAATCGATGAATTCATAGAAAATAAAATCCTTGAAAAACTACTCCCACCCCTACCAAAAGGCATAAGCGAAGAAAAGCAAAATGAATACGCAAACAGCCTTGAAAAAATGCGCGCAAAGCTTAAAGATGGCAAGCTTGATGAAAGCGTGATCGAGGTAGAAATTTCACAAAGTATGTTTGATACCAATCCAAATTTACCGCCTGAAATGGGAGCTATGCAAGATATAGTAAAGGTTATAGGCGTTGGAAGCAAAAAAGTCAAAAAAGAAATGAAAATAAAAGATGCCAAAAATGCCCTTCAAAGCGAAGCAAGTGAGAAAATTTTAGATATGGAAAGCATTAAAAGTGAAGCCTTAAAAAGGGCTGAAAATGAAGGCATTATCTTTATCGATGAGATTGATAAAGTCGCTGTTTCAAGTTCTAACTCAAGCAGGCAAGATCCAAGCAAAGAAGGCGTGCAAAGGGATTTGCTGCCTATAGTAGAAGGCTCAAGCGTGCAAACTAAAATTGGCACCTTAAAAACCGATCATATACTTTTCATCGCAGCTGGAGCTTTTCATTTAAGCAAACCAAGTGATTTAATCCCAGAGCTTCAAGGACGTTTTCCTTTAAGAGTAGAGCTTGACAGCCTTGATGATAAGGCACTTTATGCCATACTTACGCGCCCTAAAAACTCGCTTCTTAAACAATACGAACAGCTTTTAGCGACTGAAAAAGTAAGGCTTGAATTTAAAGATGAAGCCATTTTAAAAATCGCACAAATTGCAAGCAAAGCAAATGAACAAATGCAAGATATTGGCGCAAGAAGATTACACACCGTGATTGAAAAGCTTCTTGAGGATTTAAGCTTTGAGGCTGATTTGCACGCTGGCAAGGACTTTGTGGTTGATGAGGCTATGGTTGAAGAAAAACTTGGCTCTATTATAGAAGATAAAGACTTAGCAAGATATATATTGTGA
- the era gene encoding GTPase Era → MQKAGFISVIGRTNAGKSSMINSLLGENLAIISHKRNATRRKINAIVMHENNQLIFIDTPGLHKSQKVFNQKLVEIALKSIEGVDLVLFVASIKDDLSEYKDFLSLACKVPHIVILNKIDLVDNAYLLAKMNEYSSLSEHFKALLPYSSKQKSAKKALLDAVVKLLPEHPHYYDSELLSSAKEKDIYKDFILEAIFESFSDELPYQCELEISRFKAKEHILFIDANIITSSHSHKAMIIGKNAVALKRLGKNARIRIEKFAQKKVMLNLFVQVKKNWDKDEDFLKQILEL, encoded by the coding sequence ATGCAAAAAGCGGGCTTTATCTCTGTTATAGGGCGAACCAATGCTGGCAAAAGCTCGATGATTAATTCTTTGCTGGGTGAAAATCTTGCTATTATTTCTCACAAAAGAAATGCTACGCGTCGTAAAATCAATGCCATTGTTATGCACGAAAACAATCAACTCATTTTCATCGATACGCCAGGACTGCATAAAAGTCAAAAAGTTTTTAATCAAAAACTCGTAGAAATCGCTCTTAAAAGCATAGAAGGGGTTGATCTTGTGCTTTTTGTAGCAAGCATTAAAGATGATTTGAGTGAGTATAAAGACTTTTTAAGCTTAGCCTGCAAGGTTCCGCATATCGTGATTTTAAATAAGATCGATTTGGTGGATAATGCGTATTTGCTTGCTAAGATGAATGAGTATTCAAGCTTAAGCGAGCATTTTAAGGCTTTGCTTCCTTACTCAAGCAAGCAAAAAAGTGCTAAAAAAGCCTTGCTTGATGCAGTTGTTAAACTCTTGCCTGAGCACCCACACTACTATGATAGCGAGCTTTTAAGCAGTGCAAAGGAAAAGGATATTTATAAGGATTTTATACTTGAAGCGATTTTTGAGAGTTTTAGTGATGAGCTTCCTTATCAATGCGAGCTTGAAATTTCACGTTTTAAAGCAAAAGAACATATACTTTTCATTGACGCAAATATCATCACTTCAAGTCATAGCCACAAAGCTATGATTATCGGTAAAAATGCTGTAGCCTTAAAAAGACTTGGCAAAAACGCAAGGATAAGGATAGAAAAATTTGCTCAAAAAAAAGTTATGCTCAATCTTTTTGTGCAAGTGAAAAAAAACTGGGATAAAGATGAAGACTTTCTTAAGCAAATTCTTGAACTTTAA
- a CDS encoding threonine/serine exporter family protein: MNFKPFKTQDIKIQIIAFEDILYTNFKLDELENIDEENLFERALIEFDIQESLSYVMSFIKSKERVHIFLTLFKNLHTKDDFALSEAVILRNLQNLHADLSQAFATLVLQDEYAFIAFFKQDEFLYCKNIPKLCLNAFKNKSIQEQEKFCIEILLTQAKCETLLKQYQSQTLLIINDHFNLSKMLQNKLFIQIHKELITQDELYKKLAKLEIEQNQAQANFLRNIKQGSFSALKGLILSFLLAFVLSFCGGLIYAYLTHHTLKTNFHKQANQLSLNELEELTQSTNLKLEEKQILIKSLESELASTITNPLYTLSKLFAFLDENGIRIISLELENENLVKIITQGNENNFEKLYNNDDFILKQKTSKDGLYELHLRIKDE, translated from the coding sequence TTGAACTTTAAACCCTTTAAAACTCAAGACATAAAAATACAAATTATTGCATTTGAAGATATTTTATACACCAATTTCAAGCTTGATGAGCTTGAAAATATCGATGAAGAAAACTTGTTTGAAAGAGCTTTGATAGAATTTGATATACAAGAAAGCCTAAGTTATGTGATGAGCTTTATCAAAAGCAAGGAAAGAGTGCATATCTTTTTAACTCTTTTTAAAAATTTACACACAAAAGATGATTTTGCCTTAAGCGAAGCTGTGATTTTAAGAAATTTGCAAAATCTGCATGCGGATTTAAGCCAAGCATTTGCAACGCTTGTTTTGCAAGATGAATATGCTTTTATCGCCTTTTTTAAGCAAGATGAGTTTTTGTATTGCAAAAATATCCCCAAACTTTGCCTTAATGCTTTTAAAAACAAAAGCATTCAAGAACAAGAAAAGTTTTGCATAGAAATTCTACTCACTCAAGCCAAGTGCGAGACGCTTTTAAAGCAGTATCAAAGCCAAACACTTTTGATTATCAACGATCATTTTAATCTTAGCAAAATGCTTCAAAATAAGCTTTTTATACAAATTCACAAAGAGCTAATAACACAAGATGAGCTTTACAAAAAGCTTGCAAAACTTGAGATAGAGCAAAATCAAGCTCAAGCCAATTTTCTAAGAAACATAAAACAAGGCTCATTTAGTGCTTTAAAAGGCTTGATTTTGAGTTTTTTACTTGCTTTTGTGCTAAGCTTTTGTGGTGGTTTAATTTATGCTTATCTTACGCATCACACCCTAAAAACAAACTTTCACAAACAAGCTAATCAGCTTTCATTAAACGAGCTTGAAGAACTTACTCAAAGCACAAATTTAAAACTTGAGGAAAAGCAAATTTTAATCAAAAGCTTAGAATCAGAGCTTGCTAGCACGATCACAAACCCTCTTTATACTCTTAGCAAACTCTTTGCTTTTTTAGATGAAAATGGCATAAGAATCATAAGCTTAGAGCTTGAAAATGAAAATTTAGTCAAAATCATTACGCAAGGCAATGAGAATAACTTCGAAAAACTTTATAACAATGATGATTTTATACTCAAGCAAAAAACAAGCAAAGATGGTCTATATGAATTACATTTAAGGATAAAAGATGAGTGA
- a CDS encoding META domain-containing protein produces MKKIVLASLLAGFLLGCGSNTQDQALGFEDKDLTIIKIVALGDELEYKAQERPNINFSKGKFNGFAGCNRFFGEFSLDKNKLSIAENSGSTKMLCDPEAMIFEDALLASFKGDFELKKNENGFVLESPALQIHLQ; encoded by the coding sequence ATGAAAAAAATCGTTTTAGCCAGCCTTCTTGCAGGTTTTTTACTCGGCTGCGGCTCAAATACTCAAGATCAAGCTTTAGGCTTTGAAGACAAAGATCTTACGATTATTAAAATCGTGGCTTTGGGTGATGAGCTTGAGTATAAGGCTCAAGAAAGACCAAATATCAACTTCTCAAAAGGTAAATTTAATGGCTTTGCGGGCTGCAACCGCTTTTTTGGCGAGTTTAGTTTAGATAAAAACAAGCTTAGCATTGCTGAAAATTCAGGCTCCACAAAGATGCTTTGCGATCCAGAAGCAATGATATTTGAAGACGCGCTTTTAGCTTCTTTTAAAGGGGATTTTGAGCTTAAAAAGAATGAAAATGGCTTTGTGCTTGAATCACCAGCTTTACAAATTCACCTTCAATAA
- a CDS encoding methyl-accepting chemotaxis protein produces the protein MFKNIGFKISAVTFIVLLVSFIIVQVILYLDFKNTFSKMSRENLDTISTSVFQTLKMAMNLGDSQKIEEAIHEAKSMEGVSDVSIYPSKETIELFEMKNPQISSDTLILEQFKNPKLLSLEQEIQGLNYLRLIRPLIADESCVACHANAKLGEVIGVMDVYHSLEGVERDLQQTSKNYMVIFTLALIVTVAVVLFMLKLVVGKPVLELLNHARELAQGSGNLKARIKIKGKDEISRACTYINEFIEKIHKAVQSTNQSSKNVEYQSTRLNENAIKLTQITKESHEKIDESFKLSTQVGQDLNELANLSTEANNANDKSYKVLDQMLSSLFDIASKVTQVTQNETQLSQKVSNMVGQANNIKEAIQMMSEVADKTNLLSLNAGIEAARAGGYGRGFSVIAEDIRNLAQSSEEFLDKISAIIKELLESIAQVSAELKENGVFIASLDENTRALTQDAKEVKSCNEESKNLVFECVERIKKSQNNIEILLSSVKENVIISNKNESISQALLQVADELKVVCKSLEEELSHFQI, from the coding sequence ATGTTTAAAAATATAGGCTTTAAAATATCTGCTGTAACCTTTATAGTGCTACTTGTGAGTTTTATTATCGTTCAGGTGATTTTGTATTTGGATTTTAAAAACACTTTTTCAAAGATGAGTAGAGAAAATTTAGATACGATTAGCACTTCTGTTTTTCAAACGCTTAAAATGGCGATGAATTTAGGCGATTCGCAAAAGATAGAAGAAGCTATACACGAGGCTAAGAGTATGGAAGGTGTGAGTGATGTGAGTATTTATCCTTCTAAAGAGACGATAGAGCTTTTTGAGATGAAAAATCCCCAAATTTCAAGCGATACGCTCATCTTAGAGCAGTTTAAAAACCCAAAACTTCTTTCTTTAGAGCAAGAAATTCAAGGACTAAACTACCTCAGACTTATACGTCCTTTAATCGCTGATGAAAGTTGCGTGGCTTGTCATGCCAATGCTAAGCTTGGTGAAGTTATCGGCGTGATGGATGTTTATCATAGTCTTGAGGGCGTTGAGAGGGATTTGCAACAAACGAGTAAAAATTATATGGTTATTTTTACCTTAGCGCTTATTGTAACCGTTGCTGTGGTGCTTTTTATGCTTAAACTTGTGGTTGGAAAGCCCGTTTTAGAGCTTTTAAATCACGCAAGAGAGCTTGCACAAGGAAGTGGGAATTTAAAAGCACGTATTAAGATTAAAGGTAAAGATGAAATTTCTAGGGCTTGTACTTATATCAATGAATTTATAGAAAAAATTCACAAAGCCGTGCAATCAACCAATCAAAGCTCAAAAAATGTCGAATACCAATCCACAAGACTGAATGAAAACGCCATCAAGCTAACACAAATCACAAAAGAAAGCCACGAAAAGATCGATGAAAGCTTTAAGCTAAGCACTCAAGTCGGACAGGATTTAAATGAATTAGCAAACCTTTCTACTGAGGCAAATAACGCAAACGATAAATCATACAAAGTGCTTGATCAAATGTTAAGTTCACTTTTTGATATAGCAAGCAAGGTAACACAAGTTACTCAAAATGAAACACAACTTAGTCAAAAAGTAAGCAACATGGTAGGGCAAGCAAACAATATCAAAGAAGCCATACAAATGATGAGCGAGGTGGCGGATAAAACAAATTTACTTTCCCTAAATGCTGGCATAGAAGCTGCGAGAGCTGGAGGCTATGGCAGAGGTTTTTCAGTAATCGCAGAAGATATTAGAAATTTAGCTCAAAGCAGTGAGGAGTTTTTGGATAAAATTTCAGCTATCATTAAAGAGCTTTTAGAAAGCATAGCTCAGGTCAGTGCTGAACTTAAAGAAAATGGGGTGTTTATAGCTTCTCTTGATGAAAATACAAGAGCCTTAACTCAAGACGCTAAAGAGGTAAAATCGTGCAATGAAGAGTCTAAAAATCTTGTGTTTGAATGCGTTGAGAGGATTAAAAAGTCTCAAAATAATATTGAAATTCTTTTAAGTAGCGTTAAGGAAAATGTTATCATCAGTAACAAAAATGAAAGCATTTCACAAGCCTTGCTTCAAGTGGCTGATGAGCTTAAAGTGGTATGTAAAAGCTTAGAAGAAGAGTTAAGCCATTTTCAAATTTAA
- a CDS encoding methionine ABC transporter ATP-binding protein — translation MIEINKLKKYYGKELVIDEVSLSVKAGEIFAIVGHSGAGKSTLLRCINALEDYQNGSLKVFGKEISQVAKNARELRNLRKDIGMIFQHFALMSRKNVFENVAMPLQIHDFNKNEIDKRVKELLEMVGLEQKAKSYPNELSGGQKQRVAIARALALKPKILLSDEATSALDPNTTKNILELIKKINKELGISVVLVTHEMEVVKEIASKAVLLDHGHIIGSGEIHELFLKPNAKMQEFLGENDFLPQTGVNIKLFFPKEVAQHSVITSMARALNIDFNIVWGKIEKLNDIALGNLVINVAEKDKEKVLDFIQKSGVLWEVV, via the coding sequence ATGATAGAGATTAACAAGTTAAAAAAATACTACGGCAAAGAACTCGTCATTGATGAGGTGAGCCTTAGTGTTAAGGCTGGAGAAATTTTTGCTATAGTAGGACATAGTGGGGCTGGAAAATCCACGCTTTTAAGGTGCATTAATGCTTTAGAGGATTATCAAAACGGCTCTTTAAAAGTCTTTGGTAAAGAAATTTCACAAGTGGCAAAAAATGCTCGAGAACTTAGAAACTTGCGTAAAGATATAGGTATGATTTTTCAGCATTTTGCTTTGATGAGTAGAAAAAATGTCTTTGAAAATGTGGCTATGCCTTTGCAAATTCATGATTTTAACAAGAATGAGATTGACAAAAGAGTAAAAGAGCTCCTTGAAATGGTAGGCTTAGAGCAAAAAGCAAAGTCTTATCCAAACGAGCTAAGCGGAGGGCAAAAACAAAGAGTGGCTATAGCTAGAGCTTTGGCGTTAAAGCCTAAGATACTTCTTAGTGATGAGGCAACTTCAGCACTTGATCCAAATACAACGAAAAACATTTTAGAACTTATCAAAAAGATCAATAAAGAACTTGGCATAAGCGTAGTTTTAGTTACTCATGAAATGGAAGTGGTGAAAGAAATCGCAAGCAAGGCTGTTTTACTTGATCACGGACATATCATAGGAAGTGGGGAAATTCACGAGCTTTTCTTAAAACCAAATGCTAAAATGCAAGAGTTTTTAGGCGAAAATGACTTTTTACCTCAAACAGGAGTAAATATCAAGCTTTTCTTCCCAAAAGAAGTGGCACAACATAGCGTCATTACAAGTATGGCAAGGGCATTAAACATAGATTTTAACATAGTTTGGGGCAAGATAGAAAAGCTCAATGACATCGCTTTAGGAAATTTAGTGATTAATGTGGCTGAAAAGGATAAAGAAAAAGTGCTTGATTTTATCCAAAAAAGTGGCGTTTTATGGGAGGTAGTCTAA
- a CDS encoding valine--tRNA ligase — MYDKSVEQEYYKICEERGYFEVDGNLHLQSEGKNFCIMMPPPNVTGVLHIGHALTFSLQDIITRYKRMDGFRVLYQPGLDHAGIATQNVVEKQLLAQGIKKEQIGREEFIKKVWQWKEQSGGKIVEQMRTLGISPAWSRLRFTMDQGLANAVKKAFISLYDQGLIFRGDRMINWCCKDGALSDIEVEYKENKGKLYHLRYFLKESKDYLVVATTRPETYFGDTAVMVNPNDERYKHLIGKKLILPLVGKELKIIADEHVDMDFGTGVVKVTPAHDHNDYEVGLRHNLEFITIFDEKGILNEHCLQFKGLERLEARALIINELEKHGFVEKIEDYDNQIGLCYRCKNVVEPYISKQWFVSAKVAKESIERVNAKEMCFFPSHWINSFNAWMRDLKDWCISRQLWWGHQIPVFYCECGAEFVSQNTPHECPKCKGVNFKQDQDVLDTWFSSGLWAMSTLGWGNEGWGEGKLYQKEDLKDFYPNSLLITGFDILFFWVARMLFQSTNALHELPFKQVYLHALVKDELGRKMSKSLGNVIDPNELIKEYSADILRFTLAISAVQGRDIRLSNDKLMQIRNFTNKLYNATNYLLLNEKSFAELEKIELKSELGLYMQSRLEACIKELRANLEQYRFNDAANTLYRFFWDEFCDWGIELSKAEKSSVKELGSIFKEALKLLNPFMPFISEYLYHKLSNTELANSPSLMIAKFPRFKAQNEKSEKLFNLVIESIVSIRRAKALIDQSKIKKAFIKLNDISLNEALKAYTHFISLLSKSEEVEFITEKISNASADVSENLSVFIPLENVDLSAVLQRLENQKLKIEKEQSKLENMLKNEKFISKAPKEVITQNQEALNALQAQLEKIELELENLKGKNDRD, encoded by the coding sequence ATGTATGATAAAAGTGTTGAACAAGAGTATTATAAGATATGTGAGGAGCGAGGGTATTTTGAAGTTGATGGGAATTTACATTTGCAAAGCGAGGGCAAAAATTTCTGCATTATGATGCCTCCGCCTAATGTTACAGGCGTGCTTCACATAGGACATGCGCTTACTTTTAGCTTGCAAGATATCATCACGCGCTATAAAAGAATGGACGGCTTTAGGGTGCTGTATCAGCCCGGACTTGATCATGCTGGCATTGCGACTCAAAATGTAGTTGAAAAACAGCTTTTAGCTCAAGGCATTAAAAAAGAGCAAATCGGCAGAGAAGAATTCATCAAAAAAGTATGGCAGTGGAAAGAACAAAGCGGTGGTAAGATAGTAGAACAGATGAGAACTCTTGGCATTAGCCCAGCTTGGAGCCGTTTGCGTTTTACTATGGATCAAGGGCTTGCAAACGCTGTAAAAAAGGCTTTTATCTCGCTTTATGATCAAGGCTTGATCTTTAGAGGCGATAGAATGATTAATTGGTGCTGCAAGGACGGCGCGCTAAGTGATATAGAAGTAGAATACAAAGAAAATAAAGGCAAACTCTATCATCTAAGGTATTTTTTAAAAGAAAGCAAGGACTATCTTGTCGTAGCTACTACGCGTCCAGAGACTTATTTTGGTGATACAGCAGTGATGGTTAATCCAAACGATGAGCGATATAAGCACCTAATTGGTAAAAAACTCATCTTACCTCTTGTGGGTAAAGAACTTAAGATTATTGCTGATGAGCATGTGGATATGGACTTTGGAACAGGAGTAGTTAAGGTTACACCAGCTCATGATCACAACGACTATGAGGTGGGCTTAAGGCATAATTTAGAATTTATCACCATCTTTGATGAAAAAGGTATTTTAAACGAGCATTGTTTGCAGTTTAAGGGACTTGAAAGACTTGAAGCAAGAGCGCTTATCATCAATGAGCTTGAAAAACACGGCTTTGTTGAAAAGATAGAAGATTATGACAATCAAATAGGACTTTGCTATCGTTGTAAAAATGTGGTTGAGCCTTATATCTCAAAACAATGGTTTGTCAGTGCTAAAGTAGCTAAGGAAAGCATTGAGAGGGTAAATGCTAAAGAAATGTGCTTTTTTCCAAGCCATTGGATCAATTCTTTTAATGCATGGATGAGGGATTTAAAAGACTGGTGTATCTCGCGTCAGCTTTGGTGGGGACATCAAATTCCGGTTTTTTATTGTGAATGTGGGGCTGAGTTTGTAAGCCAAAATACACCTCATGAGTGCCCAAAATGCAAGGGTGTAAATTTTAAACAAGATCAAGATGTGCTTGATACTTGGTTTAGCTCAGGACTTTGGGCGATGAGTACTTTGGGCTGGGGCAATGAAGGCTGGGGCGAAGGCAAACTTTATCAAAAAGAGGATTTAAAGGATTTTTATCCAAATTCTTTGCTTATAACAGGCTTTGATATACTCTTTTTTTGGGTAGCAAGAATGCTTTTTCAAAGCACAAATGCCCTTCATGAGCTCCCTTTTAAGCAAGTGTATCTGCACGCTTTAGTAAAAGATGAACTTGGACGAAAGATGAGTAAATCACTTGGCAATGTCATCGATCCAAATGAGCTTATCAAAGAATACAGCGCTGATATTTTGCGTTTTACTCTAGCTATCTCAGCCGTGCAAGGACGCGATATAAGGCTAAGTAATGATAAGCTTATGCAAATTCGCAATTTTACAAACAAGCTTTATAATGCCACAAATTATCTACTTCTCAATGAAAAAAGCTTTGCTGAGCTAGAAAAGATAGAGTTAAAAAGCGAGCTTGGATTATACATGCAAAGTAGGCTTGAAGCTTGCATAAAAGAGCTAAGAGCAAATTTAGAGCAATACCGCTTTAATGACGCTGCAAATACCCTTTATCGCTTCTTTTGGGACGAGTTTTGCGACTGGGGCATAGAGCTAAGCAAGGCTGAAAAAAGTAGTGTAAAAGAGCTTGGCAGTATATTTAAAGAGGCTTTAAAGCTTTTAAATCCTTTTATGCCTTTTATCAGCGAGTATTTATATCATAAGCTTAGTAATACAGAGCTTGCCAACTCGCCTTCCTTGATGATAGCCAAATTTCCACGCTTTAAAGCACAAAATGAAAAAAGTGAAAAGCTTTTTAATCTCGTCATAGAAAGTATAGTAAGCATACGTCGTGCCAAAGCTTTGATTGATCAAAGTAAGATCAAAAAAGCCTTTATCAAGCTTAATGATATAAGTTTAAATGAAGCTTTAAAAGCTTATACGCATTTTATTAGTCTGCTTTCAAAGAGCGAGGAAGTGGAGTTTATCACTGAAAAAATAAGCAATGCAAGTGCTGATGTGAGTGAAAATTTAAGCGTATTTATACCGCTTGAAAATGTTGATCTAAGTGCTGTTTTACAAAGGCTTGAAAATCAAAAGCTTAAAATTGAGAAAGAACAAAGCAAGCTTGAAAATATGCTTAAAAATGAAAAATTCATAAGCAAGGCTCCAAAAGAAGTCATCACACAAAATCAAGAAGCCTTAAACGCACTTCAAGCGCAACTTGAAAAGATAGAACTTGAACTTGAAAATTTAAAGGGTAAAAATGATAGAGATTAA